From Triticum aestivum cultivar Chinese Spring chromosome 4A, IWGSC CS RefSeq v2.1, whole genome shotgun sequence, a single genomic window includes:
- the LOC123086882 gene encoding receptor protein kinase-like protein ZAR1, producing the protein MRSLPHSSLGILLLPALLLVLAASPPAAPLSPDGLALLAFKAAVTDDPTSALSAWSANDTDPCRWPGVACVNTSSTEARVAGLAVAGKNLSGRLPPELGSLSLLRRLNLHGNRLSGAVPPALSNATSLRSVFLYDNNLTGAFPAFLCDLPRLQNLDLSKNALAGPLPPALGRCRQLQRLLLANNGFSGRIPAATLPQMKSLQLLDLSSNSLTGAIPPELGKLQALAGTLNVSRNRLSGAVPPELGRLPATVTLDLRFNNLSGEIPQSGSLASQGPTAFLNNPGLCGFSLQVPCRAAPPSASSSTPPPTTTGSGGSAGGGPSQPMKTSLIVLISVADAAGVALIGVIVVYIYWKLRDRRGDGGGDDEDEEGRGLFFCPCMRANTCGDSSEGSDAGGDGEKKRGNGSGGGGGGGEDGELVAIDKGFRMELDELLRSSAYVLGKGGKGIVYKVVVGNGTTPVAVRRLGGGTAAPERYKEFAAEAGAVGRVRHANVVRLRAYYWSPDEKLVVTDFINNGNLASALRGRSGQPSLSWSLRLRIAKGAARGLAHLHECSPRRYVHGEVKPSNILLDADYNALVSDFGLARLLTIAGCADAAGAGAGGIMGCALPYVKPPAPDRPNAYRAPEARVPGSRPSQKSDVYSFGVLLLELLTGRSPEQASPSGSSASFSGPGAAAAAEGQQAPEIVRWVRQGFDDARPLSELADDAVLRDAGARKEVVAAFHVALGCVEADLERRPRMKAVADSLDKIGS; encoded by the exons ATGAGGAGCCTGCCGCACTCCTCGCTTGGAATCCTCCTCCTGCCGGCGCTGCTGCTCGTGCTGGCCGCGTCGCCGCCGGCGGCGCCGCTGTCGCCGGACGGGCTCGCGCTGCTGGCCTTCAAGGCCGCGGTGACCGACGACCCGACCTCCGCGCTGTCCGCGTGGTCGGCCAACGACACGGACCCGTGCCGCTGGCCGGGGGTGGCCTGCGTCAACACCTCCTCCACCGAGGCGCGCGTGGCGGGCCTGGCCGTCGCCGGGAAGAACCTCTCCGGCCGCCTCCCGCCCGAGCTCGGctcgctctccctcctccgccggctcAACCTCCACGGCAACCGGCTGTCCGGCGCCGTGCCGCCGGCGCTCTCCAACGCCACGTCCCTGCGCTCCGTCTTCCTCTACGACAACAACCTCACCGGCGCCTTCCCGGCGTTCCTCTGCGACCTCCCGCGCCTGCAGAACCTCGACCTCTCCAAGAACGCGCTCGCCGGCCCGCTCCCGCCGGCGCTCGGGCGCTGCAGGCAGCTACAGCGGCTGCTCCTTGCCAACAACGGGTTCTCGGGCCGCATCCCGGCAGCCACCTTGCCGCAGATGAAGAGCCTGCAGCTGCTCGACCTGTCGTCCAACTCCCTCACGGGCGCCATCCCGCCTGAGCTCGGCAAGCTCCAGGCGCTGGCCGGCACGCTCAACGTCTCCCGCAACCGCCTCTCCGGCGCGGTGCCGCCGGAGCTAGGGCGTCTCCCGGCGACCGTCACCCTCGACCTCCGCTTCAACAacctctccggcgagatcccgcaGTCCGGGTCCCTCGCCAGCCAGGGCCCCACGGCCTTCCTCAACAACCCCGGCCTCTGCGGCTTCTCGCTCCAGGTCCCCTGCCGCGCGGCCCCGCCGTCGGCATCCTCCTCCACGCCGCCTCCGACCACCACCGGCTCCGGCGGCAGCGCCGGCGGCGGCCCTAGCCAGCCGATGAAGACCAGCCTGATCGTGCTCATCTCGGTCGCCGACGCGGCCGGCGTGGCCCTCATCGGGGTCATCGTGGTGTACATATACTGGAAGCTGCGTGAccggcgcggggacggcggcggcgacgacgaagaCGAGGAGGGGCGAGGGCTCTTCTTCTGCCCGTGCATGCGCGCAAACACGTGCGGGGACTCGTCGGAAGGGTCGGACGCCGGGGGCGACGGCGAGAAGAAACGCGGCAACGGttccgggggcgggggcgggggcggcgaggacGGGGAGCTGGTGGCGATCGACAAGGGATTCCGGATGGAGCTGGACGAGCTGCTGCGGTCGTCGGCGTACGTGCTGGGGAAGGGCGGGAAGGGGATCGTGTACAAGGTGGTGGTGGGCAACGGGACAACGCCCGTGGCCGTGCGGCGGCTGGGCGGCGGCACCGCAGCCCCGGAGCGGTACAAGGAGTTCGCGGCGGAGGCCGGCGCCGTCGGGCGCGTGCGGCACGCCAACGTGGTGCGGCTGCGCGCCTACTACTGGTCGCCCGACGAGAAGCTCGTCGTCACCGACTTCATCAACAACGGCAACCTCGCCTCCGCGCTGCGCG GGCGCTCCGGGCAGCCGAGCCTGTCGTGGTCGCTGCGGCTCCGCATCGCCAAGGGCGCGGCGCGCGGGCTGGCGCACCTCCACGAGTGCAGCCCCCGGCGGTACGTCCACGGCGAGGTCAAGCCCTCCAACATCCTCCTCGACGCCGACTACAACGCCCTCGTCTCCGACTTCGGCCTCGCCCGCCTCCTCACCATCGCCGGCTGCGCCGACGCCGCGGGAGCCGGCGCCGGCGGCATAATGGGCTGCGCTCTCCCGTACGTCAAGCCCCCCGCGCCGGACCGGCCCAACGCGTACCGCGCCCCGGAGGCCCGCGTGCCCGGGTCCCGCCCGAGCCAGAAGTCCGACGTCTACTCCTTCGGCGTCCTGCTGCTGGAGCTGCTCACCGGGCGCTCGCCCGAGCAGGCGTCGCCCTCTGGTTCCTCGGCGTCCTTCTCGGGgcctggcgccgccgccgccgccgaggggcAGCAGGCGCCGGAGATCGTGAGGTGGGTGCGGCAGGGGTTCGACGACGCGCGGCCGCTCTCGGAGCTGGCCGACGACGCCGTGCTGCGGGACGCCGGCGCGCGCAAGGAGGTGGTGGCCGCGTTCCACGTCGCGCTTGGCTGCGTCGAGGCCGACCTGGAGCGGCGGCCGCGGATGAAGGCCGTCGCCGACAGCCTCGACAAGATTGGGTCGTGA